cacagctgtagttgtggttggagcatctgtggttgtggtttttgcagctgttgttgtggtacTAGGTACTGTGGTTGTTGAAGCAACTGTGGTTGTGGATTGTTCAGTTGTGGTTGTCCTTGGcacagttgtggttgttgttggagccgctgtggttgtggttggcacagttgtggttgttgtttgagccgctgtggttggagctgttgtggttggagccgctgttgttgtggatggagcagctgtggttgtggttggagcgcctgttgttgtggttggagcagctgtgtttgtggttggagcagctgtggttgtggttggaacatCTATGGTTGTGGGTgatgcagctgttgttgttggagatgctgtggttgttgttagTGGTGcttttgttgtggttggagatgcTGTGGATGTTGGAGCAACTGTGGCTGTGATTGGTacagttgtggttggtgcacctgttgttgtggtgggaggtgctgtggttgtagttgtagctgctgtggttatggttggtgatgctgtggctgtggttggaactgcagtggttgtggttggagccgttgtggttgtggttggtgtagctgttgttgtggttggagcagctcttgttgtggttggagctgttgtggttgtggttggagccccTGTGGTTGTGGATGGAGCTCCTGTTGTTGTgcttgcagcagctgtggttgttgttggagcagttgtggtggtggttggagctgctgtggttgtcgttgacacagctgtagttgtggttggagcagctgtggttgtggttggaggcgCTGTGGTTgttgcagctgtggttgtggttggcacagctgtggttgtggatggagccactgtggttgtagttggaggagctgtggttgtggtaggagccgatgtggttgtagttgatgcagctgtggttgtggttggcacagttgtagttgtggttggaggagctttggttgttgttggagccgctgttgttgtagatggagaagctgtggttgtggttggagccgctgtggctgtagttggagcagctgtggttgtggttggagcagcagTGGATGTGGATCGAGCTATTGTTGTTGTGGTTCTatccgctgtggttgtggttggagccgctgtcgttgtggttggagcagctgtggttgtagttggagctgccgttgttgtggttggagtagctgtggtggtggttgcagctgttgtggttgtggttggagctgctgtggttgtggttggcacagctgtagttgtggttggagcagctttggttgtggttggggccgctgtggttgtagttgatgcagctgtggttgtggttgacacagttgtggttgttgtttgagccgctgtggttgtagctgttgtggttggagcaactgtgattgtggttggagcagctgttgtcgTGGTTGGATGAGCTGTAGTCGTGGTTGGAGcagttgtagttgtggttgcagaagctgtggttgtggttggagtagctgtggatgttgttggagccgctgtggttgtagttgcagaagctgtggttgtagttggagcagctgtgactgtggttggagccgctgtggttgttgttggagcctctgtggttgtagttggagcagccgttgttgtagttggagcagctgtggttgttgttggagctgttGTCGTTGtgtttggagctgctgtggttgtggttggcacaggtgtagttgtggttggagcagctgtggttctAGATGGAGaaactgtggttgtggttggagccactgtggctgtagttggagcagctgtggttgtggttggagcagcagTGGATGTGgatggagcaactgttgttgtggttggatccgctgtggttgtagttggagcttctgtggttttGGTATGAGCCGCTGTGGTATTAGTTGGAgcaattgttgttgtggttggagcctctgtggaGGTAGTTGGAACAGccgttgttgtggttggagcagctgtggtggtggttgcagctgttgtggttgtggttggagctgctgtggttgtggttggcaCAGCTGTAGTTGTAGATGGAGCcgcagtggttgtagttgatgcagctgtggttgtggttgactcagctgttgttgtggttggagctgctgtggttgtggttggagcggTTGTGGTtatggttggtgcagctgttgttgtggttggaggtgctttggttgtggttggagcatttttagttgtggttggagctgctgtggttgtggttggtgctgctgtggttgtggttggaactgcagTGGTTGTTATTGGaacagctgttgttgtggttgaagcTGCTGTGGTTTTGGGTGGATCTGAAGTAGTTGGTGCTTCAGTagctgtagttgtagttggagccaATGTAGTTGTGGTTGaagcagctgtagttgtggtcggtgcctctgttgttgtggttggctCTGAAGTGGTTGTGGATGGAGTAGCTGTCGTTGTTTTTGGAGCacctgtggttgtggttggagctgttgtggttgtggttggaggtgcATTGGTTGTGGTTTGAGAAGCTGTAGTTGTTAATGGAGCCgcagtggttgttgttggaattgaagtggttgtggttggagcagctgtagttgcTGGAGCTGATATAGTTGTGGTTTCAGCTGCTTTGGTTGTgattattgcattttttgttgtggttaATGCAGCAGTTGTGGATGTAGCAGCTGTAGTGGTTGTTTTTGCATCAGCTGTACTTGAtggtgctgtggttgttgttggagttgctgttgttttggatttttcttctgTGGTTGTTGTGCGACCACCTGTTGTTACAGAGAGTGTGGTTGCAGTTGCAGTTGGAACAGCTGTAGTTTGTACTGGAATAGCTGTTGTAGTTTCTGGAACAACTACAGTTGTTGGTTGAGGCTCTGTAGTTGTGTCTGACGTTGTTGAGGTAACaactgctgttgttgtgtcTGGAGTGCTTCTTGTTGTTGCCACTTTGTTTGTTGTTGAATAAGCACTTGTGATGGTTGTAGGACTTGTAGTTGTCTGTGCAGCCATCATCTTCtgagctgtttattttttagagtggaaacattttaaataatcaatatttacaTCATATGCTGTTGTATTTAGTCACTGGATTTATAATATCAAACTTACTTGTTAGTATTAGTAGCAGTAGTAACACTTTTTCAGGACCCATGCTTTTTCAATCTTAATGCTGTAATTgtaagcaaaacaaacatcttattCAAACATTAGTGAATCGGAGAAATAATTCATCAATACttaatttcatttaacatagagacattttgaaatgtggATATCCACATTTCATTGTGGACATTTCATAAGAGCCGTTCTATAGTAAATTATAAAATTCTCGTTGCACTACAGGCAGACAGGGGAAAATAAGCAGCTTCAATTTGTCGCTCCTTTCTGAGTCAGCCAGTTGTGCCATCGCTTCTAGAAATAGAAACAACGTCAAGCTGCTGGTACAGCCTTCAGTTCACTCTCGAATCCACAGACTACCTCTGTGCCCTCTGCGCTCAGCTGTTTCTGCCAGAGGCTTACTGTGCTTATTTACTTGTGGAAGTTATCATTATACCAGGTCTGAATCTGATGGTTAATGCTTGGATACTGGTAACATTAATGACTGCGCTGTTTCAAAGTTTGCTCTAGCTTGACATGGATACCAGTTTCCTCCTCACCACTGCATCTTAAAAATAGGTATGATTGAAATGTAGAGACTGCTGTAAACCCTCAGCTGTGAGAGGAAAGTTCAAAACTAGCTCAAATCTACACATGTCtaacataatatatatatacagtacagaccaaaggtttttacacaccttctaattaaaatgtgttttctttattttcatgactatttataaggcaataaatcccacttattaacctgacagggcaggttgacctatgaagtgaaaaccatttcaggtgacgaccttttgaagctcatcaagaaaatgcagagtgtgtgcaaagcagtaatcacagcaaaaggttgctgctttgaagaaactagaatataaggggtatttttagttgttttacactattagtatatatatactaatatattaataatttgattCAGAACCTCATGTATGGAAGGCCACAAGTGTCAGTTTAGtactttaaaatgtacaaaattagatttttatttatgtaaaattgtaaTACAACAGGAGACTTGTCTGtcaaattgaaataataaataattatcttgcacaaattatgattaaaaaaatttatatttatcaatcaatcaatcaatcaatctgattttatttgtatagcacatttcagcagcaaggcatttcaaagtgctttacatcatatcaaacacagaaacacaatgcaacatagaatcaacaatcaaaacacgacattaagtcaggttccatcaataaatttgtaattgattaggtttcaaatacaatcctaaacaggtgggtttttagttgagtttgcatccataaaaggtttacctgttacactcctactgtgttatatggaacaaaatacatattgctatttttattgtctttcacgtttacaatcacacagtttaaaacgatgtaggcagcattttaatgggcttctggcaccaggctccgtacacctcttacacggaatttcgagcagggactccgccgtccctcacggatttttgtgcaattctatggtatctgttagtgtctagaatttacagggtttccgttacatgcaatgaccctcagtcactcgccgttttAGGTCTCAAGTAAtgtatggaagaggattagggccaccaaaaaacaaaattctgactttcaaatcagaattttgagagAAATGTCAcgattctgactttattctcagaattctgagaataaagtcagattttgtttttttccagtggccctAATTCTTTTCCGTACTTGAGTAATAACttaatgtgtatatttttattcatagtcATGTGCTCCTAAAGTttaggaatttattttttatctctcCAT
The window above is part of the Xiphophorus couchianus chromosome 14, X_couchianus-1.0, whole genome shotgun sequence genome. Proteins encoded here:
- the LOC114157873 gene encoding mucin-5AC-like; translation: TTTAAPTTTTEAPTTTTAAPTTVTAAPTTTTASATTTTAAPTTSTATPTTTTASATTTTTAPTTTTAHPTTTTAAPTTITVAPTTTATTTAAQTTTTTVPTTNTAAPTTTTGAPTTTTAAPSTTTAAPTTTAPTTAAQTTTTTVPTTTTAAPTTTTTVPRTTTTEQSTTTVASTTTVPSTTTTAAKTTTTDAPTTTTAVSTTTTAAPTPTTTTAALHHPQP